Proteins encoded together in one Centropristis striata isolate RG_2023a ecotype Rhode Island chromosome 6, C.striata_1.0, whole genome shotgun sequence window:
- the LOC131973750 gene encoding olfactomedin-4-like isoform X1 — protein MPYFPVLPFGLISCCRPCLSWTYFLCKNPGTVVFSSALRSTMKLYVIVPLCVLFTVTTQAPSRDECICEVTSEKPFPHDKLGRVAGNASECNSTINAQMTQELESLLLGLEHRLPQLQEDVSVLEREDDGELYAVLSLFVIENELREINQLIDKLNSTTLDRQHLTTNTTKKLEDLRAEMKELVTYDTMKVIETQQDNERLKSELSDCETGLHPTTQPTQPPHGNCPHGQFYNITAPRVYTQGEYPGSYPYGAWGRDPKPEAGKEDWYWMVILTSGNKFAHYVRQYSSLSSLIVGVSKPGNAQIHAANPTTNTIQGPNAVMYGGALYYNCYNKDAVCRFNITDKTVTTLQLPKDTRYNSKGNFCRLEQCYPFTDLDLATDESGVWVIYTTLQDFGNLVLSKVEGNETMRLGQTWKTSVYKQAVTNTFMACGVLYATRYIDKDVEEIFYSFDTLTGEENFKIGVYMNKMSANIYSLNYSPVDQMLHVYSDSRMVSYKVLFR, from the exons ATGCCTTACTTTCCAGTGTTACCTTTTGGACTGATTTcctgttgccgaccctgcctgTCTTGGACTTACTTTCTCTGTAAAAACCCTG GTACAGTTGTATTTAGCTCTGCTCTGAGATCCACCATGAAGCTGTACGTGATCGTTCCACTGTGTGTTCTGTTCACCGTCACCACACAG GCACCTTCACGTGATGAATGTATATGTGAGGTGACTTCAGAAAAGCCATTTCCTCATGACAAACTCGGCAGAGTGGCAGGCAATGCATCAGAATGCAACAGCACAATTAACGCACAGATG ACTCAGGAGCTGGAGAGTCTGCTGCTGGGTTTGGAGCATCGTCTGCCCCAGCTGCAGGAAGATGTGTCAGTGCTGGAGAGGGAGGATGATGGAGAGCTCTATGCAGTTCTCAGCCTGTTTGTGATCGAGAATGAACTGAGGGAGATCAACCAGCTCATCGACAAGCTCAACAGCACCACCCTGGACCGACAGCATCTAACTACTAACACCACTAAAAAG CTGGAGGATCTGAGGGCAGAGATGAAGGAGCTGGTGACGTATGACACCATGAAGGTGATagagacacaacaagacaacgAGCGTCTGAAGTCAGAGCTGAGCGATTGTGAGACTGGCCTTCATCCCACCACCCAGCCTACTCAGCCTCCACATG GTAACTGCCCCCATGGTCAATTTTACAACATCACAGCACCGAGGGTGTACACACAAGGAGAGTACCCAGGATCCTATCCGTATGGAGCCTGGGGTCGGGATCCTAAACCAGAGGCGGGGAAAGAGGACTGGTATTGGATGGTAATCTTGACCTCTGGCAATAAATTCGCCCACTATGTTCGTCAATATTCCAGCCTGAGCTCTCTCATTGTTGGTGTGAGCAAACCAG gtAATGCTCAGATCCATGCAGCTAACCCAACCACCAACACCATCCAGGGTCCAAATGCTGTAATGTACGGAGGGGCGTTGTACTACAATTGTTACAACAAAGATGCTGTTTGTCGATTCAACATAACCGACAAAACGGTTACAACCTTACAACTACCCAAAGACACCAG gTATAACTCAAAGGGTAATTTCTGCCGCCTTGAACAATGCTACCCATTCACCGACCTGGACCTAGCCACAGATGAGTCAGGTGTCTGGGTGATCTATACAACTCTACAAGACTTTGGCAACCTGGTGCTTTCCAAAGTGGAGGGGAATGAAACGATGAGGCTCGGCCAAACCTGGAAAACCTCAGTCTACAAGCAGGCGGTGACCAACACCTTCATGGCCTGTGGCGTGCTCTATGCAACACGGTACATAGACAAAGACGTGGAGGAGATCTTCTATTCCTTTGACACCTTGACAGGGGAGGAGAATTTCAAAATTGGTGTCTACATGAACAAGATGTCTGCCAACATTTATTCCCTGAACTACAGCCCTGTGGACCAGATGCTGCATGTCTACAGTGACTCCCGCATGGTCTCCTATAAGGTTTTGTTTCGGTAA
- the LOC131973750 gene encoding olfactomedin-4-like isoform X4: MTQELESLLLGLEHRLPQLQEDVSVLEREDDGELYAVLSLFVIENELREINQLIDKLNSTTLDRQHLTTNTTKKLEDLRAEMKELVTYDTMKVIETQQDNERLKSELSDCETGLHPTTQPTQPPHGNCPHGQFYNITAPRVYTQGEYPGSYPYGAWGRDPKPEAGKEDWYWMVILTSGNKFAHYVRQYSSLSSLIVGVSKPGNAQIHAANPTTNTIQGPNAVMYGGALYYNCYNKDAVCRFNITDKTVTTLQLPKDTRYNSKGNFCRLEQCYPFTDLDLATDESGVWVIYTTLQDFGNLVLSKVEGNETMRLGQTWKTSVYKQAVTNTFMACGVLYATRYIDKDVEEIFYSFDTLTGEENFKIGVYMNKMSANIYSLNYSPVDQMLHVYSDSRMVSYKVLFR, translated from the exons ATG ACTCAGGAGCTGGAGAGTCTGCTGCTGGGTTTGGAGCATCGTCTGCCCCAGCTGCAGGAAGATGTGTCAGTGCTGGAGAGGGAGGATGATGGAGAGCTCTATGCAGTTCTCAGCCTGTTTGTGATCGAGAATGAACTGAGGGAGATCAACCAGCTCATCGACAAGCTCAACAGCACCACCCTGGACCGACAGCATCTAACTACTAACACCACTAAAAAG CTGGAGGATCTGAGGGCAGAGATGAAGGAGCTGGTGACGTATGACACCATGAAGGTGATagagacacaacaagacaacgAGCGTCTGAAGTCAGAGCTGAGCGATTGTGAGACTGGCCTTCATCCCACCACCCAGCCTACTCAGCCTCCACATG GTAACTGCCCCCATGGTCAATTTTACAACATCACAGCACCGAGGGTGTACACACAAGGAGAGTACCCAGGATCCTATCCGTATGGAGCCTGGGGTCGGGATCCTAAACCAGAGGCGGGGAAAGAGGACTGGTATTGGATGGTAATCTTGACCTCTGGCAATAAATTCGCCCACTATGTTCGTCAATATTCCAGCCTGAGCTCTCTCATTGTTGGTGTGAGCAAACCAG gtAATGCTCAGATCCATGCAGCTAACCCAACCACCAACACCATCCAGGGTCCAAATGCTGTAATGTACGGAGGGGCGTTGTACTACAATTGTTACAACAAAGATGCTGTTTGTCGATTCAACATAACCGACAAAACGGTTACAACCTTACAACTACCCAAAGACACCAG gTATAACTCAAAGGGTAATTTCTGCCGCCTTGAACAATGCTACCCATTCACCGACCTGGACCTAGCCACAGATGAGTCAGGTGTCTGGGTGATCTATACAACTCTACAAGACTTTGGCAACCTGGTGCTTTCCAAAGTGGAGGGGAATGAAACGATGAGGCTCGGCCAAACCTGGAAAACCTCAGTCTACAAGCAGGCGGTGACCAACACCTTCATGGCCTGTGGCGTGCTCTATGCAACACGGTACATAGACAAAGACGTGGAGGAGATCTTCTATTCCTTTGACACCTTGACAGGGGAGGAGAATTTCAAAATTGGTGTCTACATGAACAAGATGTCTGCCAACATTTATTCCCTGAACTACAGCCCTGTGGACCAGATGCTGCATGTCTACAGTGACTCCCGCATGGTCTCCTATAAGGTTTTGTTTCGGTAA
- the LOC131973750 gene encoding olfactomedin-4-like isoform X2, which produces MKLYVIVPLCVLFTVTTQAPSRDECICEVTSEKPFPHDKLGRVAGNASECNSTINAQMTQELESLLLGLEHRLPQLQEDVSVLEREDDGELYAVLSLFVIENELREINQLIDKLNSTTLDRQHLTTNTTKKLEDLRAEMKELVTYDTMKVIETQQDNERLKSELSDCETGLHPTTQPTQPPHGNCPHGQFYNITAPRVYTQGEYPGSYPYGAWGRDPKPEAGKEDWYWMVILTSGNKFAHYVRQYSSLSSLIVGVSKPGNAQIHAANPTTNTIQGPNAVMYGGALYYNCYNKDAVCRFNITDKTVTTLQLPKDTRYNSKGNFCRLEQCYPFTDLDLATDESGVWVIYTTLQDFGNLVLSKVEGNETMRLGQTWKTSVYKQAVTNTFMACGVLYATRYIDKDVEEIFYSFDTLTGEENFKIGVYMNKMSANIYSLNYSPVDQMLHVYSDSRMVSYKVLFR; this is translated from the exons ATGAAGCTGTACGTGATCGTTCCACTGTGTGTTCTGTTCACCGTCACCACACAG GCACCTTCACGTGATGAATGTATATGTGAGGTGACTTCAGAAAAGCCATTTCCTCATGACAAACTCGGCAGAGTGGCAGGCAATGCATCAGAATGCAACAGCACAATTAACGCACAGATG ACTCAGGAGCTGGAGAGTCTGCTGCTGGGTTTGGAGCATCGTCTGCCCCAGCTGCAGGAAGATGTGTCAGTGCTGGAGAGGGAGGATGATGGAGAGCTCTATGCAGTTCTCAGCCTGTTTGTGATCGAGAATGAACTGAGGGAGATCAACCAGCTCATCGACAAGCTCAACAGCACCACCCTGGACCGACAGCATCTAACTACTAACACCACTAAAAAG CTGGAGGATCTGAGGGCAGAGATGAAGGAGCTGGTGACGTATGACACCATGAAGGTGATagagacacaacaagacaacgAGCGTCTGAAGTCAGAGCTGAGCGATTGTGAGACTGGCCTTCATCCCACCACCCAGCCTACTCAGCCTCCACATG GTAACTGCCCCCATGGTCAATTTTACAACATCACAGCACCGAGGGTGTACACACAAGGAGAGTACCCAGGATCCTATCCGTATGGAGCCTGGGGTCGGGATCCTAAACCAGAGGCGGGGAAAGAGGACTGGTATTGGATGGTAATCTTGACCTCTGGCAATAAATTCGCCCACTATGTTCGTCAATATTCCAGCCTGAGCTCTCTCATTGTTGGTGTGAGCAAACCAG gtAATGCTCAGATCCATGCAGCTAACCCAACCACCAACACCATCCAGGGTCCAAATGCTGTAATGTACGGAGGGGCGTTGTACTACAATTGTTACAACAAAGATGCTGTTTGTCGATTCAACATAACCGACAAAACGGTTACAACCTTACAACTACCCAAAGACACCAG gTATAACTCAAAGGGTAATTTCTGCCGCCTTGAACAATGCTACCCATTCACCGACCTGGACCTAGCCACAGATGAGTCAGGTGTCTGGGTGATCTATACAACTCTACAAGACTTTGGCAACCTGGTGCTTTCCAAAGTGGAGGGGAATGAAACGATGAGGCTCGGCCAAACCTGGAAAACCTCAGTCTACAAGCAGGCGGTGACCAACACCTTCATGGCCTGTGGCGTGCTCTATGCAACACGGTACATAGACAAAGACGTGGAGGAGATCTTCTATTCCTTTGACACCTTGACAGGGGAGGAGAATTTCAAAATTGGTGTCTACATGAACAAGATGTCTGCCAACATTTATTCCCTGAACTACAGCCCTGTGGACCAGATGCTGCATGTCTACAGTGACTCCCGCATGGTCTCCTATAAGGTTTTGTTTCGGTAA
- the LOC131973751 gene encoding olfactomedin-like has product MVVDALQRPHFTSPAVNMMLLLLILPLLSPQIDGQSQRVVGQKKDSSCLCEVNSNLWSFPAEHYGAVVQQLQSCDGSLGKLQEKVVLSNQHLPKIQAVIKNVTERLEPYQYLHAQGLYTELSLHVVGQELSQLETDIGDLHNRFNNAQTEKLSKEVGKLRTDVDRRKNANTINMKSVKEKLRYLKNRAESCRSIPKDHIGKYTYCFKGLISNISDPVMTKINPYGKSYVAGSWGKQAEMERDGEKDVYWVQTMLSGNIHGNTLRVYDTYEDFMTSTNNRDFTIAPSYSNPNTIEGPSAVLYGEGLFYNCYRSADVCRYDLKGNTVKRVTLPGTGVGFNNKFPYCYYDCRLNSDVDVEADETGLWALYATLGNHGNLVVSRLVWDSEAETINVTQTWETNQFKKAVSNAFMVCGVLYATRYVDEYREEVFYAFDTATGREDNSLALPLEKVAKGVASLSYNPTNKQLYMYNDGYLLAYQASF; this is encoded by the exons atggtggtaGACGCATTGCAGCG TCCACACTTTACTTCTCCAGCTGTAAacatgatgctgctgctgctgatcctACCACTGCTGTCACCA CAGATTGATGGCCAGTCGCAGCGTGTGGTGGGCCAGAAGAAGGACAGCTCATGTTTATGTGAGGTGAACTCCAACTTGTGGTCGTTCCCTGCTGAGCATTACGGGGCCGTGGTGCAGCAGCTTCAGTCCTGTGACGGATCTTTGGGCAAACTGCAGGAAAAG GTGGTGTTGTCCAACCAGCATCTCCCAAAGATACAAGCTGTGATTAAGAATGTGACAGAAAGGCTGGAGCCTTACCAGTATCTGCACGCCCAGGGCTTGTACACAGAACTGTCTCTGCACGTTGTGGGCCAGGAGCTTAGCCAGCTAGAGACAGACATCGGTGACCTCCACAACCGGTTCAACAACGCCCAAACAGAGAAACTCTCCAAAGAG gtgggtAAACTGCGTACAGATGTAGACAGGAGAAAAAATGCAAACACAATTAACATGAAGAGTGTCAAAGAGAAACTGCGTTACTTGAAGAATCGTGCTGAGTCCTGCAGGTCCATCCCCAAAGACCATATAG gTAAATACACGTACTGCTTCAAAGGCCTGATCTCCAACATTAGTGACCCTGTCATGACTAAGATCAATCCCTATGGTAAGAGCTATGTCGCTGGTTCTTGGGGAAAACAGGCCGAAATGGAGAGGGATGGGGAGAAGGACGTCTACTGGGTTCAGACTATGCTCAGCGGCAACATCCATGGCAACACCCTGCGTGTATACGATACCTACGAAGACTTCATGACCTCCACCAACAACAGAGACTTTACCATTGCTCCATCCTACAGTAACCCCAACACCATTGAGGGTCCCAGTGCTGTTCTATACGGCGAAGGATTGTTTTATAACTGTTACCGATCTGCAGATGTGTGCCGCTACGACCTGAAAGGCAACACCGTCAAGCGGGTGACACTTCCAGGCACCGGCGTGGGTTTCAACAACAAGTTCCCTTATTGTTACTACGACTGCCGTCTCAATAGTGACGTGGACGTGGAGGCAGATGAGACGGGACTATGGGCCCTATATGCCACCCTTGGTAACCATGGTAATCTAGTGGTGAGCCGGCTAGTTTGGGACAGTGAGGCTGAGACAATTAATGTCACACAGACGTGGGAGACGAACCAGTTCAAGAAGGCAGTGAGCAATGCTTTCATGGTGTGCGGTGTGCTCTATGCCACTCGTTATGTGGACGAATACCGCGAGGAGGTGTTCTACGCCTTCGACACAGCAACAGGCAGAGAGGACAACTCACTAGCACTGCCGCTGGAGAAGGTAGCTAAAGGAGTGGCTAGCCTGAGCTATAACCCCACCAACAAGCAGCTCTACATGTACAATGATGGATATCTGCTGGCTTACCAGGCCTCCTTCTGA